In Acidicapsa ligni, a single window of DNA contains:
- a CDS encoding phosphoketolase family protein, with product MTDETLTPEAVAADSSTSANTPANSEPKLSAELLAKMNDYWHAANYLTVGQIYLKDNPLLKRPLTLEDVKPRLLGHWGTTTGLNFIYVHLNRVIKERDLNMIYVMGPGHGGPGIVAHTYLEGSYTEIYPPVEQNADGIKRLFRQFSWPLGIPSHVAPETPGSIHEGGELGYSIVHAYGAAFDNPDLVVACVVGDGESETGPLATSWHSNKFLNPATDGAVLPILHLNGYKIANPTVLARIPHEELESLMRGYGYEPFTLEGDDPAIMHEQMAAVLDTMLDRIAAIQKAAREQGSTERPRWPMLILKTPKGWTGPKFVDGKPVEGTWRAHQVPIEIKGNLDHLRQLEEWMRSYKPHEIFDEHGHFREDLADLAPKGDRRMGMNPHANGGLLLKPLVVPNFRKFAVDVTAENRGQVDEESTRVLGHLLHAVMQANLPAGNFRLFGPDETASNRLEEVEVGTGKAWMASTLEVDENLSETGHVMEVLSEHMCQGWLEGYLLTGRHGFFSCYEAFIHIIDSMVNQHAKWLKVTRELPWRKPIASLNYLLTSHVWRQDHNGFSHQDPGFIDHLLVKKADVVRIYLPPDANTLLSVSDHCLRSRNYINLIVAGKQPQPQWLNMDEAVQHCIAGLGVWDWASTDNGDQPDVVMACCGDIPTLETMAAVTLLRDQIPDLKIRVINVVDLMTLQPTSEHPHGLSDEEYDLAFGKNVPTIFAFHGYPRVVHQLTYRRHNHDDIHVRGYKEEGTTTTPFDMCVRNNIDRYQLSFDVIRRVPRLASMIESASQLYSERIQKHRLYVAENGQDLPEVRNWKWTSR from the coding sequence ATGACGGATGAAACTCTGACCCCTGAAGCAGTTGCCGCAGATAGCTCAACCAGCGCCAACACCCCGGCCAATTCTGAGCCCAAACTGAGTGCAGAACTCCTGGCTAAAATGAACGACTACTGGCACGCCGCGAACTACCTCACTGTCGGCCAGATCTATCTCAAAGACAATCCTCTTCTAAAGCGGCCTCTTACTCTCGAAGATGTTAAGCCTCGCCTGCTGGGACACTGGGGCACGACTACTGGCCTCAATTTCATCTACGTTCATCTGAATCGCGTTATCAAGGAGCGCGATCTAAACATGATCTATGTCATGGGCCCGGGCCACGGCGGCCCCGGCATCGTGGCGCATACCTATCTTGAAGGCTCATACACGGAGATTTATCCTCCTGTCGAACAAAACGCAGATGGCATCAAGCGCCTCTTCCGCCAGTTCAGTTGGCCGCTGGGGATTCCCAGCCATGTTGCGCCAGAGACGCCCGGTTCCATTCATGAGGGCGGGGAACTTGGCTACTCGATCGTTCACGCTTACGGCGCAGCCTTCGACAATCCTGATCTCGTGGTGGCCTGCGTGGTCGGCGACGGTGAATCTGAAACCGGTCCGCTGGCTACGAGCTGGCATTCCAATAAGTTTCTCAATCCGGCAACCGATGGCGCTGTATTACCGATTCTTCATCTGAACGGCTACAAGATTGCCAATCCAACGGTGCTGGCTCGTATTCCTCACGAGGAGCTGGAAAGCCTGATGCGCGGCTACGGCTATGAGCCCTTTACTCTTGAGGGCGACGATCCGGCCATCATGCATGAACAGATGGCCGCAGTGCTCGACACGATGCTGGACCGTATCGCTGCGATCCAGAAAGCGGCTCGCGAACAGGGAAGCACCGAGCGTCCGCGCTGGCCGATGTTGATTCTAAAGACGCCGAAGGGATGGACTGGTCCCAAGTTTGTGGATGGAAAGCCGGTTGAGGGCACATGGCGCGCTCACCAGGTTCCCATCGAGATCAAGGGCAATCTCGATCATCTGCGTCAGCTCGAAGAGTGGATGCGCTCCTATAAGCCGCATGAGATCTTCGATGAACATGGTCACTTCCGCGAAGATCTGGCGGATCTGGCTCCCAAGGGCGATCGACGCATGGGCATGAATCCTCATGCCAACGGCGGCCTGTTGCTGAAGCCACTTGTCGTTCCTAACTTTCGCAAATTCGCTGTCGATGTGACCGCGGAAAATCGTGGGCAGGTCGATGAGGAATCCACGCGAGTACTCGGTCATCTGCTTCACGCCGTAATGCAGGCCAATCTTCCGGCGGGAAACTTCCGCCTTTTCGGTCCCGATGAAACGGCCTCGAACCGGCTGGAGGAAGTTGAAGTCGGCACAGGCAAAGCGTGGATGGCCTCAACTCTGGAGGTGGATGAGAATCTCTCTGAGACTGGCCACGTTATGGAAGTGCTCAGCGAGCACATGTGCCAGGGCTGGCTTGAGGGCTACCTGCTCACGGGCCGTCACGGCTTCTTTTCCTGCTACGAAGCTTTCATCCACATCATTGACTCGATGGTGAACCAGCATGCCAAGTGGCTCAAGGTTACGCGCGAGCTTCCCTGGCGCAAACCTATCGCCTCTCTCAACTACCTGCTCACTTCGCATGTGTGGAGGCAGGATCACAATGGGTTTTCGCATCAGGACCCAGGCTTCATCGATCACCTGCTGGTCAAGAAGGCCGACGTCGTTCGCATCTATCTTCCGCCCGATGCGAATACGCTTCTCTCGGTCTCTGACCACTGCCTGCGTAGCCGCAACTACATCAACCTGATCGTTGCCGGGAAGCAGCCGCAACCGCAATGGCTCAATATGGACGAAGCGGTGCAGCACTGTATCGCGGGCCTCGGCGTATGGGATTGGGCCTCGACCGACAACGGTGACCAGCCGGATGTTGTTATGGCTTGCTGTGGAGATATTCCCACACTTGAAACCATGGCTGCTGTTACGCTGCTGCGCGATCAAATTCCCGACCTTAAGATTCGCGTCATCAACGTGGTCGATCTCATGACTTTGCAGCCTACCTCTGAACATCCGCATGGTCTTTCGGATGAAGAGTACGATCTTGCGTTCGGTAAGAATGTTCCTACTATCTTCGCTTTCCACGGCTATCCGCGGGTTGTCCATCAACTGACTTATCGCCGCCACAATCATGACGACATCCACGTGCGCGGTTACAAGGAAGAAGGCACGACAACTACTCCCTTTGACATGTGCGTGCGCAATAACATCGATCGCTACCAGTTATCTTTCGATGTAATTCGCCGCGTGCCGCGTCTGGCCAGCATGATCGAGTCTGCCAGCCAACTCTACAGCGAGAGAATCCAGAAGCACCGCCTCTACGTTGCAGAAAACGGCCAGGATCTTCCCGAAGTCCGCAACTGGAAGTGGACCTCGCGATAG
- the proC gene encoding pyrroline-5-carboxylate reductase, whose product MSEIAVPVIDIPAQLPSIRIAVLGTGKMGGILLQAFLKQNLFAPEHIHATVAHVERAQALSTQWGVDVSTDNLAAAQQADLILLGVKPFQVPDLVAQIRPALTPEKTLISFAASVKTAAIEEAAGIEIPVIRAMPNTPSALGAGIAGLCRGKFVTDKQMDLARRIFETVGRTVTVDEKHMDAVTGLSASGPAFIYIILESLAEAGVKVGLPRETATLLAAQTTFGAAKMVLDTGYHPALLKDAVTTPAGCTIDGILELEEGGLRVTLIKAVMRATQRAKELAAG is encoded by the coding sequence GTGTCTGAGATCGCTGTACCTGTCATCGATATCCCCGCGCAATTGCCCAGCATCCGCATCGCGGTACTTGGCACCGGCAAGATGGGAGGCATTCTGCTGCAGGCTTTTCTCAAGCAGAACCTCTTCGCGCCTGAGCACATTCACGCTACTGTCGCCCACGTTGAACGCGCCCAGGCGCTCTCTACGCAGTGGGGCGTCGATGTTTCGACGGACAACCTGGCTGCGGCACAGCAGGCGGATCTGATCCTGCTCGGCGTCAAGCCGTTTCAAGTGCCCGATCTGGTCGCCCAGATTCGCCCGGCGCTTACGCCGGAGAAGACGCTGATCTCCTTTGCTGCTTCGGTAAAGACTGCTGCGATTGAAGAGGCCGCGGGGATCGAGATTCCGGTTATTCGCGCTATGCCCAATACTCCGTCGGCTCTTGGAGCGGGGATCGCGGGCCTTTGCCGCGGAAAGTTCGTCACGGACAAGCAGATGGATCTGGCCCGGCGCATCTTTGAGACCGTAGGCCGCACCGTTACCGTGGATGAAAAGCACATGGACGCTGTTACGGGTCTCTCTGCCTCCGGACCGGCTTTTATCTACATCATTCTGGAGTCGCTTGCGGAAGCCGGAGTTAAAGTCGGCCTGCCTCGCGAGACTGCAACTCTGCTCGCTGCGCAGACGACCTTTGGCGCGGCCAAAATGGTGCTCGATACTGGTTACCATCCTGCGCTCCTCAAAGACGCGGTGACGACCCCGGCAGGCTGCACTATCGACGGCATCCTGGAGCTGGAAGAAGGCGGATTGCGCGTGACGCTGATCAAAGCTGTGATGCGGGCCACGCAGCGCGCCAAAGAACTGGCTGCAGGGTAG
- a CDS encoding acetate/propionate family kinase has translation MHILVLNSGSSSIKFAIYDAGKDAPCKLLEGAVDGIGADENKHEFWIKSWQGNDDGKKIVDEKPDLADTKAAFGVIGKAINQPPFPRPTAVGHRMVNGGPAIIENQRLTPQLVTEMERYTNFAPLHIPTAIYIMRQSMELFPDVPNFVCLDNYFHRDLPEVTRHLPIPDKYTQMGLRRFGAHGLSYESIVAHLQPNIPARLIVAHLGNGASVCAIRDGKSLDTSMGLTPTGGILSGTRTGDMDPGVLLFLLRKVGETCKDTQAAADQLEEIVDQQSGLQGLSQSIHDMRTLREAIDKGDAKARLAVDEFVYVLRKFIGGYIAVLGGLDMLVFTGGIGEHDNATRAEVCAGLEFLGIVLDAKRNESQGEATISAANSAVEIRVIPAAEDLTIVYHVRRLMDEART, from the coding sequence ATGCACATACTCGTACTGAACAGCGGCTCGTCCTCGATCAAATTCGCAATCTACGATGCAGGTAAAGATGCTCCGTGCAAGCTGCTGGAAGGCGCGGTAGACGGCATCGGCGCCGATGAAAACAAGCATGAGTTCTGGATCAAATCATGGCAAGGGAACGACGACGGCAAGAAGATCGTCGATGAAAAGCCTGATCTTGCGGACACGAAAGCCGCCTTCGGGGTGATCGGAAAGGCGATCAACCAACCGCCATTTCCACGTCCGACGGCAGTGGGCCATCGCATGGTCAACGGCGGCCCGGCAATCATCGAAAATCAGCGCCTTACGCCGCAGCTCGTCACCGAAATGGAGCGCTATACAAACTTTGCTCCACTGCATATTCCTACCGCGATCTACATCATGCGTCAGTCGATGGAACTCTTTCCGGACGTGCCGAACTTCGTCTGCCTCGACAACTACTTTCATCGCGACCTGCCGGAGGTGACCAGGCATCTGCCGATCCCCGATAAGTACACGCAGATGGGGCTACGCCGCTTTGGCGCGCATGGTCTTTCGTATGAATCTATCGTTGCTCATCTACAGCCAAATATCCCTGCGCGCCTGATTGTCGCGCATCTCGGAAACGGTGCGTCTGTATGCGCCATCCGCGACGGCAAGAGCCTGGACACATCGATGGGTCTTACTCCTACTGGCGGTATCCTGTCAGGCACTCGTACCGGCGACATGGACCCGGGCGTGCTTCTTTTCCTTCTGCGCAAGGTTGGAGAAACATGCAAAGACACGCAGGCCGCTGCCGATCAGCTCGAAGAAATCGTAGATCAGCAATCCGGTCTGCAGGGTCTGAGTCAGTCCATTCATGACATGCGCACATTGCGTGAGGCCATCGACAAGGGCGACGCCAAGGCGCGCCTCGCAGTGGATGAGTTCGTCTACGTGCTGCGCAAATTTATCGGCGGTTACATCGCTGTACTTGGCGGGCTCGACATGCTTGTCTTCACTGGTGGTATCGGCGAGCATGACAACGCTACACGTGCTGAAGTCTGCGCAGGTCTTGAGTTTCTCGGCATCGTTCTCGACGCGAAACGGAATGAGTCGCAGGGCGAAGCTACTATCTCCGCTGCCAACTCGGCTGTTGAAATACGCGTGATACCGGCTGCGGAAGACCTGACTATTGTCTATCACGTTCGCCGCCTGATGGATGAAGCGCGGACGTAA
- a CDS encoding glycosyltransferase family 2 protein, with translation MRPTVILLSYNSVDTLGATLTRAREVSDEIFVIDSFSSDDTIALAESFGATVVQHVFENYGAQRNWGIDHLPISRKWQLHLDADEVMDDELVAAIQALPDEPEHSGYFVPRYVKFLGRVMRHGGMSPTWHLRLFRTGIGRCEDRKYDQHYLISSGTSGQLPGVMIDDIAMSLSEWTARHNRWADGEVAEMDAAETGHAAAGRLVADAKGNPAQRKRALRQKYNNLPLFVRPFALFGYRYFFKMGFLDGTEGFIFWVLQTFWFRFLIDAKIWEKRNRS, from the coding sequence ATGCGGCCCACCGTTATTCTGCTCTCCTACAATTCAGTGGACACACTGGGCGCAACGCTGACACGCGCCCGCGAGGTTTCCGACGAGATCTTCGTCATCGATTCGTTTAGTTCCGACGACACCATAGCCCTCGCTGAATCGTTCGGCGCTACTGTGGTTCAACATGTTTTTGAAAATTACGGCGCCCAGCGCAACTGGGGCATCGATCACCTGCCGATCTCTCGGAAATGGCAGCTGCACCTGGACGCGGATGAAGTGATGGACGACGAGCTGGTCGCCGCAATCCAGGCTCTGCCCGACGAGCCGGAGCACTCGGGGTACTTCGTCCCACGCTATGTGAAGTTTCTGGGCCGCGTGATGCGTCATGGAGGCATGAGCCCGACCTGGCATCTCCGTCTCTTTCGCACGGGAATCGGGCGCTGCGAGGATCGCAAATACGACCAGCATTACCTGATCTCCAGCGGCACGAGTGGACAGCTCCCAGGCGTGATGATCGACGACATCGCCATGAGCCTCTCCGAATGGACAGCACGCCACAACCGCTGGGCAGACGGCGAAGTGGCCGAAATGGACGCAGCAGAAACGGGCCATGCTGCTGCCGGGCGGCTGGTCGCCGACGCCAAGGGAAACCCGGCGCAGCGTAAGCGCGCACTGCGTCAGAAATACAACAACTTACCCCTTTTCGTCCGACCCTTTGCGCTCTTTGGATATCGCTATTTCTTCAAGATGGGTTTCCTGGATGGCACTGAGGGCTTCATCTTCTGGGTTCTCCAAACCTTCTGGTTTCGCTTTTTGATCGATGCAAAGATCTGGGAAAAGAGAAATCGCTCTTAA
- a CDS encoding acyltransferase family protein, protein MPDTKSTLHNPDLGPDLDSDQGLVSLSDSSGGSSAVLTRRPTWLPTYIPELEGLRGLAVLAVVLYHCHQRLTGTWIYGPMLWGWAGVNLFFALSGFLITSILLEAREKPHYFRNFYARRVLRIWPVYFLLLIVCYAVPEWFLGDTFAHQARWPILLGYALFIQNLRHTPLPGTLGPTWSLAIEEQYYLVWAPVVRYCRGRLNWLLPVILLAMVAASPIFRLSHAHWLNTTHTLIHLEGIAMGSLISFCLYHLRMARRTWLWIGLVAAISGFVAAGTIFAGSAFLDTGLALGFAGVVLVAVAGTGAANPVAMLLRRGPLAFYGRISYGLYMTHILVFVYFGNFDARLDDKYHRGIPGNLAIVGLRLVASTVVATALWYGFESQVLKLKRYFKSA, encoded by the coding sequence ATGCCCGATACAAAATCAACGTTGCATAACCCGGATTTGGGTCCTGATCTGGATTCAGATCAGGGCCTCGTCTCCTTGAGCGATTCTTCGGGCGGTTCTTCTGCTGTGCTCACGCGTCGGCCAACTTGGCTTCCGACTTACATCCCGGAGTTGGAAGGCCTGCGTGGTCTGGCCGTGCTGGCTGTGGTGCTCTACCACTGTCATCAACGGCTGACGGGCACCTGGATCTACGGTCCGATGTTGTGGGGTTGGGCGGGCGTCAACCTGTTCTTCGCGCTGTCTGGATTTCTGATCACCTCAATCCTGCTTGAAGCTCGCGAGAAGCCGCACTATTTTCGCAACTTCTATGCTCGCCGCGTGCTGCGCATCTGGCCTGTCTACTTTCTGCTGCTGATTGTTTGCTACGCTGTGCCGGAGTGGTTTCTCGGGGATACGTTTGCGCACCAGGCACGGTGGCCAATCCTGCTTGGCTACGCGCTGTTTATTCAGAACCTGCGTCATACTCCGCTGCCGGGAACGCTTGGTCCTACATGGTCGCTGGCCATCGAGGAGCAGTATTATCTTGTCTGGGCGCCGGTGGTTCGCTATTGCAGGGGGCGCTTGAACTGGCTGCTGCCTGTCATTTTGCTGGCGATGGTGGCTGCTTCGCCTATCTTCCGGCTCAGCCATGCACACTGGCTGAACACTACGCACACGCTCATTCATCTCGAAGGGATTGCGATGGGCAGCCTGATTTCCTTCTGCCTTTATCACCTTCGCATGGCTCGGCGTACCTGGTTATGGATTGGGTTAGTCGCGGCTATATCCGGGTTTGTGGCGGCTGGCACTATCTTTGCAGGCTCAGCATTTCTCGATACGGGCCTGGCGCTTGGATTCGCTGGAGTTGTGCTGGTCGCAGTCGCTGGAACCGGAGCTGCCAATCCTGTTGCGATGCTGCTACGGCGCGGTCCGCTGGCTTTTTATGGACGCATCAGCTACGGGCTGTACATGACGCACATCCTGGTTTTCGTTTACTTCGGCAACTTCGATGCGCGTCTCGACGACAAATATCACCGCGGAATCCCGGGTAATCTGGCTATCGTCGGACTGCGGCTGGTTGCTTCCACGGTCGTCGCCACGGCGCTCTGGTATGGTTTTGAGTCTCAAGTGCTCAAGCTGAAACGATACTTTAAAAGCGCGTAA
- a CDS encoding APC family permease, translating into MTSPSRLSSTHATLSRHIGLSSAVALNMMDMIGVGPFLTLPLVIAAAGSRFAVWAWILGAAIAVCDGLVWAELGAAFPDAGGSYAFLREIYGPDRAGRWISFLYVWQLSFSAPLSIASGCIGLATFLGWLWSPLQAVPFAAIPFIHGTNLVAAGTCLVVTALLYRNLSSITRLAWILFAGVLFTVAGVIASGLVTGNRLTGATGWHLADMVAWPPWGAGGTLLPALASATLIACYDYWGYYNICFLGSEVRKPERTIPRAILISLLVVAAMYVAMNLAVLPALSAGSSLAAKAGAPARLALVAEIAQSAFGRIAGQVLAALILWSAFASVFSLLLGYSRVPYAAARDGNYFRALAAVHPRHGFPHRSLVALGLVATVFCFFSLTQVITLLVVIRIVLQFLLQQVGVIWLRFSQPNLPRPFRMPLFPLPPVAAIAGFLFVLAYRPNPARELGVAAAIAIVGTVIYLIRAHRRREWPFGPI; encoded by the coding sequence ATGACTTCACCTTCTCGCCTGTCTTCGACGCACGCCACGCTCTCCCGGCACATCGGGCTGTCCTCTGCGGTCGCCCTGAATATGATGGACATGATCGGGGTGGGACCATTTCTCACTTTGCCGCTGGTGATTGCTGCGGCAGGCAGCAGGTTTGCGGTATGGGCATGGATACTGGGCGCTGCGATTGCGGTCTGCGATGGACTGGTGTGGGCCGAGCTGGGCGCAGCCTTTCCTGATGCGGGTGGCTCTTATGCTTTTCTGCGCGAAATCTACGGCCCTGATCGTGCCGGTCGCTGGATATCTTTTCTCTATGTATGGCAGCTTAGTTTTTCCGCACCGCTTTCTATCGCCTCTGGATGCATTGGCCTTGCGACGTTTCTAGGCTGGCTGTGGTCTCCGCTGCAGGCTGTTCCATTCGCGGCAATCCCATTTATTCACGGTACTAACCTGGTTGCTGCGGGAACATGCCTTGTGGTGACGGCTCTGCTGTATCGCAACCTTAGTTCGATTACCCGGCTGGCATGGATACTTTTTGCGGGGGTTCTATTCACGGTTGCGGGAGTCATTGCGTCCGGTCTTGTGACGGGCAATCGCCTGACTGGTGCGACAGGCTGGCACCTCGCCGACATGGTCGCGTGGCCGCCGTGGGGGGCAGGGGGAACGTTGCTTCCGGCTCTGGCCTCGGCGACGCTTATCGCCTGCTATGACTACTGGGGCTACTACAACATCTGCTTCCTGGGCTCGGAAGTTCGCAAGCCGGAGCGTACTATTCCGCGCGCGATTTTGATCTCGCTGCTGGTTGTAGCTGCCATGTATGTGGCAATGAATCTGGCGGTACTGCCTGCTCTCAGCGCGGGATCGTCGCTGGCTGCGAAGGCCGGCGCACCAGCGCGATTGGCATTGGTTGCTGAGATTGCACAATCGGCTTTCGGACGCATTGCCGGCCAGGTACTGGCTGCGCTGATTCTCTGGAGCGCGTTTGCGTCGGTCTTCTCATTGCTGCTCGGCTACTCGCGTGTGCCGTACGCTGCTGCCCGCGATGGCAACTACTTCAGAGCGCTCGCTGCGGTCCATCCACGTCATGGATTTCCGCATCGGTCCCTGGTTGCGCTCGGGCTGGTGGCGACGGTCTTCTGCTTCTTCTCGCTTACGCAGGTCATTACGCTGCTGGTGGTGATCCGCATCGTGTTGCAGTTTTTGCTACAGCAGGTGGGTGTTATCTGGCTGCGCTTCAGCCAGCCAAATCTTCCGCGTCCCTTCAGGATGCCGCTGTTTCCGCTGCCGCCGGTGGCTGCTATTGCTGGGTTTCTTTTTGTGCTGGCGTACAGGCCCAATCCGGCACGCGAACTGGGTGTTGCTGCCGCAATTGCTATTGTCGGAACCGTAATTTACCTGATTCGCGCCCATCGTCGCCGCGAATGGCCATTCGGTCCGATATAG